One window from the genome of Magnolia sinica isolate HGM2019 chromosome 4, MsV1, whole genome shotgun sequence encodes:
- the LOC131242949 gene encoding probable metal-nicotianamine transporter YSL12 — translation MDGKASDMENKSAKKDEAVLSIEQIYECEEVPGWREQLTFRAFVVSFMLCVMFSVIVMKLNLTTGIVPSQNISAGLRGFFFVKIWTKLLEKSRLLKQPFTRQENTVIQTCVVAASSIASSGGFGSYLLGMSEKIANQTTEKNGPQNIKNPALGWMIGFFFVISFLGLFSAVALRKIMIIDYKLTYPSGTATAHLINIFHTPQGMKLAKKQVKALVKFLSFSFIWGFVQWIFRAGHDCGFSYFPAFGLEAYKNRFYLDFSASYVGIGMICPYIVNISLLVGSILSWGILWPLIGTKKGDWYVADLGPDNLHGLQGYRVFIAIAIILGDSLYNFFKVISITTSSFLQKMREKDTNVIPVINQLSPTKPSMSYDDHRRTELFLKDQIPTRVAVGCYIAIAAISIATLPHIFPQLKWYYVLVVYIFAPVLAFSNAYGFGLTDWSLASTYGKLAIFTIGAWAGASHGGVLAGLASCGVMFNIVQTAADLMGDCKTGYLTLASPRSMFVSQVIGTTMGCVIAPCIFWLFYKAFHDIGTPGTEYPAPYALIYRNMAILGVDGFSSLPKHCLTLCYMFFAGAIIINLVRDVVGKRVARMERLIPLPMAMAIPFYIGPYFAIDMCVGSLILFIWQQTNKAKADKFAPAVAAGLICGDGIWTLPQSVLALANVYPPICMKFLSRNQERKVESFLAKLS, via the exons ATGGATGGCAAGGCCTCGGACATGGAGAACAAGAGCGCAAAGAAAGACGAAGCTGTTCTATCCATAGAGCAGATTTATGAGTGCGAAGAAGTCCCGGGATGGCGAGAGCAGCTGACGTTTAGAGCTTTCGTTGTGAGCTTCATGTTGTGTGTCATGTTTAGCGTTATCGTGATGAAGCTCAACCTGACCACCGGGATCGTACCTTCTCAAAACATATCTGCTGGTTTGAGGGGTTTTTTCTTCGTGAAGATATGGACCAAGCTCCTTGAGAAATCCCGTCTGTTGAAGCAGCCGTTTACGAGGCAGGAAAATACGGTTATACAGACGTGCGTGGTCGCCGCCTCCAGCATCGCCTCCAGTG GAGGCTTTGGGAGTTACCTTCTTGGGATGAGTGAGAAAATCGCAAATCAAACGACGGAAAAGAATGGCCCACAGAATATCAAGAACCCTGCACTAGGATGGATGATCGGGTTTTTCTTTGTCATTAGTTTTCTCGGGCTTTTCTCTGCGGTGGCCCTCAGAAAG ATCATGATCATTGACTATAAGCTGACATACCCCAGCGGAACTGCGACTGCACACCTTATCAATATCTTCCACACCCCTCAGGGAATGAAGCTAGCAAA GAAACAGGTGAAAGCACTTGTCAAGTTCTTGTCCTTCAGTTTCATCTGGGGTTTTGTCCAGTGGATTTTCAGGGCAGGACATGACTGTGGATTTTCATATTTCCCTGCATTTGGTCTCGAAGCCTACAAAAACAG ATTCTACTTGGACTTCTCAGCTTCCTATGTTGGCATTGGAATGATTTGCCCTTACATTGTTAACATCTCTTTGCTGGTTGGCTCTATTCTGTCATGGGGAATTCTGTGGCCCCTCATAGGAACTAAAAAGGGTGATTGGTACGTTGCGGATCTCGGGCCTGACAACCTTCACGGCCTCCAAGGCTACAGG GTCTTCATCGCCATTGCCATTATCCTGGGGGACAGCCTCTACAACTTCTTCAAGGTTATCAGCATAACAACCTCCTCCTTTCTTCAAAAAATGCGTGAGAAAGACACTAACGTAATCCCCGTGATCAACCAACTCTCTCCCACCAAGCCATCCATGTCCTACGACGACCATCGCCGGACTGAACTCTTTCTAAAAGATCAAATCCCAACACGGGTAGCAGTTGGGTGCTACATAGCCATTGCTGCCATCTCAATAGCCACTTTACCACACATCTTTCCCCAACTCAAGTGGTACTACGTCTTAGTTGTTTACATCTTCGCTCCAGTCCTAGCCTTCAGTAACGCCTATGGTTTCGGACTCACTGACTGGTCCCTTGCTTCCACCTATGGAAAGCTTGCCATCTTCACCATTGGCGCATGGGCAGGAGCTTCACATGGTGGGGTGCTTGCAGGGCTTGCCTCGTGTGGTGTCATGTTCAACATTGTCCAGACAGCTGCAGACCTCATGGGAGACTGCAAGACAGGTTACTTAACACTAGCTTCGCCTCGGTCCATGTTTGTCAGCCAAGTAATCGGGACCACAATGGGCTGTGTCATTGCTCCTTGCATCTTCTGGCTATTTTACAAAGCCTTCCATGACATTGGCACTCCTGGAACGGAATACCCTGCCCCTTACGCACTCATTTACCGTAACATGGCAATACTTGGTGTTGATGGTTTCTCTTCCCTGCCAAAGCACTGCCTCACCCTCTGCTACATGTTTTTTGCTGGTGCTATTATCATCAACTTAGTGAGAGATGTTGTGGGGAAAAGGGTCGCGAGGATGGAAAGGCTAATTCCACTCCCGATGGCAATGGCAATTCCATTCTATATTGGGCCATACTTCGCCATTGATATGTGCGTGGGGAGCTTGATACTGTTCATATGGCAGCAGACAAACAAGGCCAAGGCGGACAAATTCGCACCCGCAGTGGCAGCCGGTTTAATTTGTGGTGACGGGATATGGACATTGCCACAGTCGGTGCTTGCTTTGGCCAATGTTTACCCACCCATCTGCATGAAATTTCTATCAAGGAATCAGGAAAGGAAAGTGGAAAGTTTCTTAGCCAAGTTATCTTAA